The sequence TCGACCTGATCAAGCCCATCGCCATGGAAGAAGGTCTGCGCTTCGCCATCCGCGAAGGTGGCCGTACCGTCGGCGCCGGCGTCGTCTCCAAGGTCCTGGAGTAAAAACCCACGTTTCAAGGGGAGGCCATCATGGCCTCCCTTTGTGCTGCCCTGGAAGTACCATCAGCCATGGCGAAACAGCTTCCGGCACTGTCCGATCATCTACGCAAGTTCATCGAACAGCAGCACATTTTCTTTGTCGGGACTGCGGCGCCAGAAGGACGCGTCAACGTCTCCCCCAAAGGTATGGACAGCCTGCGGGTGCTCACGCCCAATCAGCTGGCGTGGCTGAACGTGACCGGGAGCGGCAACGAAACAGCGGCCCATCTGCTGCGCTCGTCCCGCATGACCCTGATGTTCTGCTCGTTTGATGGTCCGCCACTGATTCTGCGTCTGTACGGTCGGGCCCGGATGGTCGAGCCGGGCAGTGAGGCCTGGCCGGCGCTGGTCTTCCTCTTTCCCCCGCTGCCCGGCGCACGCCAGATCTATGTCCTGGATATAGACCTTGTACAGACCTCCTGCGGCATGGCTGTTCCTTACATGGCGTACCAGACCGACCGGGAGGACCTGAACGGCGTGCACCGCCGGATGAGCCAGGACCAGATCACCGAGTACTGGCAACGCAAAAATACTCGTAGCATCGACGGATTCCCTACCGGTATGGCTACTGCAGTGGACACCTGAGGTCCAGGTGCCTATAATCGGAATGTTGCCCGCCAGAAGGCGGGCTTTTACCAGCGAAGGATCGTGCCGCAAAGGCGGACGCTGGGAGCAGGATTCCGCCCTGAGGCGGCCTGCGAAAGGAGCATCACATGGCTAAGGACGGCCCCCGCATCATCGTGAAAATGGAAAGCACCGCAGGCACGGGCTTCTACTACACCACCACCAAAAACCGCCGCAACACGCAGGCCAAGATGGAACTGCGCAAGTACGACCCCGTGGCCAAGAAGCACGTGGTCTTCAAAGAGAAGAAGGTCTGATTTCAGGCCAACGTGCTGCCCCCTGAGGGGCAGTGTGGCCCTGGCATCCAATCTCTCCTTCTCTTGATCCAGGTGACTTCATGAACTTGATTCAGTACTTCCGGGATTCCCGCGCGGAACTCTCGCGCGTGTCTTGGCCCAGCCGGCAGCAGGTGCTGGATGGCACGCAGGCCGTGCTGATCTTCGTCGTGGCCCTGACGCTGATCGTTTTCGCGCTGGACCTGATCTTCAGCAACCTGATCAAGGTGGTGCTGGCATGAGTATCGAATGGTATGCCGTGCACACGTACGTGGGTCAGGAAGACCGCGTGGAACAGCACCTGATGGAACGTGCCGGCAAGCTTGGCATGCGCGGCACCAAGATCTTTCAGGTGCTTCAGCCCACTGAGCAAGCGGTGGAACTGCGCGACGGCGGCAAAAAGGAAACCGTTCAGCGCAAGCTGTTTCCCGGATACGTCTTTGTGCAGATGGACGTCGAAGACGACGACGCGCCCGGCGAGCTGGGCGAGTCGTGGGAAGTGGTGCGCGGGACCAGCGGTGTCACCGGCTTTGTTGGCACAGCCACCCGTCCTGTTCCCCTGTCCACCCAGGAAGTCGACCGCCTGCTGGCTTCGGTTGGTGTAGCCACCCAGGCTCCGGTGGAAGAAGCTCCACGCGTGAAAATCGACCTCAAGGCCGGCGATATGGTGCGCGTCACCAGTGGTCCGTTTGCCGATTTCAGCGGCGTGGTCAGTGAGGTCAATCTGCCGCAGGCAAAGGTCAAGGTGCTGGTCAGCATCTTTGGCCGCGAAACGCCCGTGGAGCTGGACTTCTCGCAAGTCAGCAAGTAATTGCCTGCTGGTTCCTGCCCCGGGTTGTTACCTCTTGGCAAAGGGCCGGGCAGGCAGTACAGTAGAAAAGTTGCCGCTGCGACATGTGTCATGTCGTGATCGGAACTTAGCGTCAGCACCCCGCTCCGTACCCTGTGTACCGAGTTCCGGGGGAGCTAAGGAGGAAATGCATGAAGAAAGTAACCGGGATTGTCAAACTGCAACTCCCCGCCGGGAAGGCCACACCGGCCCCGCCCGTTGGTCCTGCGCTCGGTCAGTACGGCGCGAACATCATGGAGTTCACCAAGGCGTTCAACGCCCAGACCGCCGATAAGGGTGATGCGATTATTCCTGTGGAGATCACCATCTTCGCGGACCGCTCCTTTACCTTCATCACCAAGACGCCTCCCATGAGCTACCTGATCCGCAAGGCCGCTGGCCTTTCGAAGGGCAGCGCCACGCCGAACAAGGCCAAAGTGGGCAAGCTGAACTGGGACCAGGTTCTGGAAATCGCCCGGACCAAAATGCCTGACCTGAACGCCGGCAGTGTGGAAGCCGCCGCCAACACCGTGGCGGGCACTGCGCGCAGCATGGGCGTCACCATCGAGGGGGCCCCCAATGCCTAAGCACGGCAAGCGCTACCGCGCACTGATTGACAAAGTCGACCGTAACAAGCAGTACACCATTGACGAAGCCGCCGCTCTGGTCAAGGACCTCGCCACCGCGAAGTTCGACGAGACCGTGGAAGTGCACTTCCGTCTGGGCATCGACCCCCGCAAGAGCGACCAGAACGTCCGTGGGACCGTTGCGCTGCCTCACGGCACCGGCCGCACTGTGCGCGTGGCTGTGATCACTAAGGGTGACAACGTTACTGCCGCCGAAGCAGCTGGCGCTGATGTGGTCGGCAGCGACGAGCTGATCGAGCGCATCGCCGGCGGCTTCATGGAGTTCGACGCCGTGGTGGCTACCCCCGACATGATGGCGGCCGTGGGCCAGAAGCTCGCGCGTCTGCTCGGGCCCCGTGGCCTCCTGCCCAACCCCAAGAGCGGCACCGTCGGCCCCGACGTGACCGGCATGGTTCGTGGTCTCAAGGCTGGCCGCATTGAATTCCGTAATGACAAGACCGGCGTCGTTCACGCCCCTATCGGCAAGGCCAGCTTTGATCCCAGCAACCTGAGCGCCAACTACGGCGCGCTGATCAGTGCGCTGGAAGCTGCCAAGCCCGGCAATGCCAAGGGTGTGTTTCTGCGCAGCGCATACCTGACCACCACCATGGGTCCCAGCATTCCGCTGACCCTGAGTGGCGGCGCGCTGGCCTAAGGGCCTTCGGGGTCCGGGAAAGACAACCGTTCCCGGACCCACTTAACATCAGCACCCCGGTGCACCTCGCACCTTCTCAATAGGCCCCAATTCCGGCACCCAAGACAGCGGGGACCCTTGCCAGGTTTAAACATCCCGCCGAGTTGTCAGGCTGCGAACGTGCACCTGGACTTGTCCACCAGCAAAGGAGGTTCACTGCATGGCGAACGAAAAGAACCAGCAGACCCTCAGCGCCCTCACGGGCAGCCTTCAGGGCATTGAGACGTTTTACGTCGTCAATTACCAGGGCCTGACCGCCGGCCAGCTGAGCGAACTGCGCAAGAGCATCCGCGAGAAGGGTGGGCAGCTGATTGTTGCCAAGAACACCCTGATCAACCTCGCCCTTCAGGAAGGTGGCCGTGACTTCGGCGACGCCCTGAAAGGCCCCAGCGCCCTCGTGCTGGCCCAGGAGGACCCCGCCGGGGTCGCCAAGGCCCTGAGCGACGCGGCCAAGGGCAACGACAAAGGCATTCCTGCTATCAAGGGCGGCTTTGTCGAAGGCAACAAGGTCGACGTGAAAGTCGTCGAGCGCCTGGCCAGCCTGGGCAGCAAGCAGAGCCTGCAGGCCGAACTGGTCGGCGTGCTCAGCGCGCACCTCAGCAACTTCGTCGGAGTTCTCGAAGCGTACCGCGAGAAGCTTGAAGGCGAGAGCGCCTAATCCAAAGCACTGTCTGGCGCGCCCCAGGTGCGCCACCCACAAATTCAATTTCGGAGGAAACAATCATGGCTTACGACAAACAGGCTCTTATCGACCAGCTCGGCCAGCTCACCATCATGGAACTCGCGGACCTCATTGACGGTCTGAAGGACACCTGGGGCGTGACCGCTGCTGTCGCTGCCGGCCCCGCCGCTGCCGCCGCTGCTCCCGTTGAAGAGAAGACCGAGTTCGACGTCGTTCTGGTTGACGCCGGTGCCAGCAAGATCAACGTCATTAAGGAAATCCGCGCCATCACCGGCCTGGGCCTGAAAGAAGCCAAGGACATGAGCGAGAAGGGCGGCGTCCTGAAGGAAGGCATCAGCAAGGACGAT is a genomic window of Deinococcus malanensis containing:
- the rplJ gene encoding 50S ribosomal protein L10, yielding MANEKNQQTLSALTGSLQGIETFYVVNYQGLTAGQLSELRKSIREKGGQLIVAKNTLINLALQEGGRDFGDALKGPSALVLAQEDPAGVAKALSDAAKGNDKGIPAIKGGFVEGNKVDVKVVERLASLGSKQSLQAELVGVLSAHLSNFVGVLEAYREKLEGESA
- the rpmG gene encoding 50S ribosomal protein L33, translating into MAKDGPRIIVKMESTAGTGFYYTTTKNRRNTQAKMELRKYDPVAKKHVVFKEKKV
- the secE gene encoding preprotein translocase subunit SecE is translated as MNLIQYFRDSRAELSRVSWPSRQQVLDGTQAVLIFVVALTLIVFALDLIFSNLIKVVLA
- the nusG gene encoding transcription termination/antitermination protein NusG codes for the protein MSIEWYAVHTYVGQEDRVEQHLMERAGKLGMRGTKIFQVLQPTEQAVELRDGGKKETVQRKLFPGYVFVQMDVEDDDAPGELGESWEVVRGTSGVTGFVGTATRPVPLSTQEVDRLLASVGVATQAPVEEAPRVKIDLKAGDMVRVTSGPFADFSGVVSEVNLPQAKVKVLVSIFGRETPVELDFSQVSK
- the rplK gene encoding 50S ribosomal protein L11 yields the protein MKKVTGIVKLQLPAGKATPAPPVGPALGQYGANIMEFTKAFNAQTADKGDAIIPVEITIFADRSFTFITKTPPMSYLIRKAAGLSKGSATPNKAKVGKLNWDQVLEIARTKMPDLNAGSVEAAANTVAGTARSMGVTIEGAPNA
- a CDS encoding pyridoxamine 5'-phosphate oxidase family protein; the protein is MAKQLPALSDHLRKFIEQQHIFFVGTAAPEGRVNVSPKGMDSLRVLTPNQLAWLNVTGSGNETAAHLLRSSRMTLMFCSFDGPPLILRLYGRARMVEPGSEAWPALVFLFPPLPGARQIYVLDIDLVQTSCGMAVPYMAYQTDREDLNGVHRRMSQDQITEYWQRKNTRSIDGFPTGMATAVDT
- the rplA gene encoding 50S ribosomal protein L1; amino-acid sequence: MPKHGKRYRALIDKVDRNKQYTIDEAAALVKDLATAKFDETVEVHFRLGIDPRKSDQNVRGTVALPHGTGRTVRVAVITKGDNVTAAEAAGADVVGSDELIERIAGGFMEFDAVVATPDMMAAVGQKLARLLGPRGLLPNPKSGTVGPDVTGMVRGLKAGRIEFRNDKTGVVHAPIGKASFDPSNLSANYGALISALEAAKPGNAKGVFLRSAYLTTTMGPSIPLTLSGGALA
- the rplL gene encoding 50S ribosomal protein L7/L12, yielding MAYDKQALIDQLGQLTIMELADLIDGLKDTWGVTAAVAAGPAAAAAAPVEEKTEFDVVLVDAGASKINVIKEIRAITGLGLKEAKDMSEKGGVLKEGISKDDAEKIKAQLEGAGAKVELK